CGACACATCGCTGGGAATGTTTTGGTGAATGCGATCGCCCATGCCCAGCCGCTTCAGCCCCGCCACCGCCAGGATCAGCGCATCATATTCGCCCGCATCCAGCTTGGCCAGCCGCGTGTTCAGGTTGCCCCGCACGTCTTTGAAGGCCAGGTGCGGGTAGTGGTGTCGCAGTTGCGCCAGCCGCCGCAGCGACGACGTGCCAATCACCGCGCCCTCTGGCAGGGTGTCAAGCTGCTTGTCTTGATGCTTTTCATGCACCACCAGCGCATCGGCAGGGTCTTCGCGCTCAGTCACGCAGCCCAGCATCAGCCCCTCCGGCAGGCGCGTCGGCAAGTCCTTGAGCGAATGCACGGCAAAGTCGATGTCGCCGTTCAGCATCCCCACCTCTAGCTCTTTGGTAAACAGCCCCTTGTCGCCAATCTTGGCCAGCGCCACGTCCAGAATTTTGTCACCTTGGGTACTCATGGTGTGAACCTCAAAGGTGTGCCCCGGAAAGGCTTTTTGTAGCTCGGACTGCACCCAGTGGGTTTGCACTAGGGCAAGTTGACTTTTACGAGAACCGATGCGAACGGTGCGGGGAGGACTGGCGATCATGTGCAAAGAAGTGTGTACAAAAACAGCGGAATGTTAAGCAAGCCTTAGATTTGAGGCATTTTGAGCCAACTACCAGCTTACCGTAGGGTGGCCCACCCCAAGGGTGAATGCAGGGGAATTCACTGAGGAATTGGCCGGAGAATTCCAAGCGCGGAGAATTCCAAGGGCGATCGCCCCACCCTAGTCCTAGCTTTGCATTCACTCCGAGGTTTCCAGCGGGGCGATTCGTGAAGCGATTCCTTCAGAAATCGCCCTTACCGTCGAGATTGCAGGGGTCACAGCGGTTAAGTCCACCCGCTCGGTGATGGGCAAATAGCCGAGCCACTGCTGCGAAAGTTGAGCAAAGCTCTCTGGGCAGCCGCTGACGCAAAACCGAGCCGTGCGATTAGCATAGAGATTTCGCAGCCCCAGCAGATCTAGCTCTCGCGCCGCCGCCCGCACCACATGCACCGCCGGATCGACAAACTGCACCGTCGGCGGCAAGAGGGATCGCAGCACGGGTTTCAAATGCGGATAGTGCGTACAGCCAAAGACCAGCGTATCAATCTGCGCCTGAATCAGCGGCTCCAGATAGCGCTGAGCCACTTGTCGGGTGTAGGGGTCGTGAACCCGGTTTTGCTCAATCAGCGGCACAAACTCCGGACAGCCTACCTGCCAAACGGCGATCGCCTCGTCAATTTCATGAATCGCCTGTCGATAGGCATCGCTAGCCGCCGTAAAGGGCGTGGCAATCACCCCAATTCGCCGCCCCCGCTGCACGGCCGCCCGTGCCCCCGGCAAAATTACGCCCAAAATCGGCATCGGAAACTCGGCCCGCACCACGTCCAGCGCCTTGGCAGAACTGGTGTTGCAGGCTACTACCACCATCTTCACCCGCTGCTGCGTCATCCAGGTCAAGATCTCCCGCACAAATTGCAGCAGTTCCTCCTCCAAGCGGGTTCCATAGGGCAGCCGCGCCGTGTCGCCAAAATACAGCACCGATTCATTCGGAAGCTGGCGCTGGATTTCCCGCAGCACCGTCAGCCCGCCCACGCCGCTATCAAACACCCCGATGGGGGCCTGGGCATCGCCTGTTTTCAAGAGGACGGATTCGCAAAATGTCCCGTTTGTTTCAGGAGAAAGGGGGTCTGAGGCACGATTAACCGATTCTGAGAACGAGGCAGAGTTAGACACAGGCTGCAAACGAAATGTTTAGAAGTTTTGCTGAATATATTGCAAGATACCCTGTGCGATCGCAAATGCCATGCGTTGTTGTCCCTGAGCGCTGCTCAAAAACGCTGCATCCTGCGCTCCAGTTACAAACCCCGTTTCCAGCAATACGGCGGGCATTGAGGTGTTGCGAATCACGTAGAATCGGGCACTCCGCAAGCCGCGATCGTTCAAGCCCGTATTGCGAACCATGCTGTCGTGAATCACGCGGCCCAGCCGTGCCCCCGCTTCCGAGGCGTAGTAGGTTTCAATGCCGTTGACATCGGGGCGATCCATGCTGATGGCGTTGGCGTGAATACTGACGAAAATATTTGCCCGCGCCCGTTCAGCAATTTGCACGCGCGGCTCTAGGTCAATTTCTCGATCGTCTGTGCGAGTCATGACGACCTGCACGCCCTGCTGTTCTAGCAAACGAGCCACCTGAGTTGTAATGGACAAGACAATATCTTTCTCGCGTATCCCGCCAATGCCCACTGCGCCGGGATCTCGACCGCCATGTCCCGCATCTAGCACGACCACGACGCGGCCGGTGGGGACGCGGGGCAGTGTCGTGGTGGGGGGTGTCACGATTGGGGGCGGGGTGGTGGGCGTGGGCGTGGTGGGAGGCTGGGCAGCGCCGCGCAGTTCCAGGGCCAAGAGGCGATCGCTCGGCTGGATCACATCTCGAATCACCACGCCAGCAGCAGGCTGCACCAAAATCGCCACCGTCCGCTCGTCCTCTTGCAACAGGCGCACCTGCTGAATTGAGCTGTTTGCCGTGATTTGCGGGCCAATCACCCGTTCCGCCAGTCGAGCATCAGGAATCGTAATTCGATAAAAAATCCGCCCCCGATCCCAATCGCTGGTGTAGGTAATCGGCTGATCTGCCCGGATGAGCAACTGCTGACCATTACTCGACAACTCCACCGATTGCACTGTCGAAAGACCGCTGACGGGCGGTTGACTAGGGCGCGGCGGCGGGCTGGGCGAGGTGGGAGGGGTGATAGGCGGAGTTGTTGGGGGGAGCGGGGTCGGCGCGGGCTGGGATGGACGGGTCACCACCACGCCGCTGTTGGCACTCAGGCTGGGCAGCAGCACAATCCCCCCAAAATCACTGACACTGGCCTGCCAGCCGCGACGGTTGCGGTCGTTTCGGCGACCCTCCAAGCGCAGCGATAGCCGCACAACGCCATTCCGCTGGGGTTCCAGCCGCAGCCGCTCCACCCCGCGATGGTTGGGCCGCAAATCGCGATTGGTCAACTGGGGCGAAACCTGGGCATTGGCAATGTCGAACTGCACATCTCGCGGATCGCTGTTGCGGCGCAGCGTCAGCCGAGGCACACCCCCGCTGGTGCGGATGAAAAAGCCGTCTTGGGTAATTTGCACCTCGTCAATCTGGGCGGGGCCCGCCGCTGGGGGCGCAGGTGCAGGCGCGGGAGGGTTGGGTGCAGGCAGCGGCGTTCCGGGGGTGGGGGAAGGGCTGCCTGCAACGGGCCCGCCGACAAACTGCGGCGTGGGAATTTGCACAGACCACTCGGTTGGCGTGGCCCCGCGCACCAGCACCCGCTGCGGGTCGAGGGTATAACCGGGCATTAGCTCGATTACGATGCGCGTGGTCTGAGCGTCTACCTGCCCCAGGCGAATTTCCCGAATGCCGCCGGTTCCACTCTGGCGGGTTGTCGAGCGGCCGAGGGTAATTCCTGGCAGGTCAATGACCAAGCGAACAGGGTCGGAAATGAGTTGGGCCCTAGGTTGCACGCCGTCATCAGTAGTAAAGACCAGTCGGTTTTCCGCCGAGTTAAACCGCCAGGATTGCAGCGTGCCCGCTTCAGCAGAAACGGCAATCAGGAGAGACCCTGCAACGCCCAGCACACCAGACAATAACCAAGAAAATCTCACAATCAACCTCTTAAAACACCGATTGGGGAGTTGGGGCAGATGCAGCTGAGTCGCACAAACCTCCATCGCAATCGACCAAAACCGATATTAATCAGGTTTGGCGCAATTGCGATCAGATTTAACTGGAAAAATCTCAAAGAATTGAGAATCGAATCGCCTCCTGAAGAAACCATCCATCATACCGATCTCTGGAGGGTTCAGGGCAGCATCGACGAAACTTGTCTATCGGACGTACCGAGCTTCACATAGGTTTCTAGGTTTGCGGAAATTCCAAAAGCGCAGGTGAAGTACTAGCCCCGTCAGAGGCCTACGCCTGGGGTTGATGCTGTTCAGGACAGTTTTGAGGAATTTGATCTCCGAACCAGCAAGCCTTGGGGGATATCCCCCAAACCCCCTTTGCGGGGGACGAAGCGTCCCCCACGCCCCCTCCTAAGGACTTTCTGGTTTGTCCTGAGAGGTCGCTTCGCATTGCAGAGGCGGCAGGGGTGATTTGCGAAGCGTTCGCGCAAGCGGTGCAGCGCACTTTCTTTTCGGGAATCGTGCTTTGGTTTTTCGAGGGTTTTGGGCAGTCGCTATGTCGCTATACTGATGCAGACAGAATGCTGTGGTGGCGATAGACAGGAATGACAGGGAGCGATGTGAAGCGGGTTGGGGTAATTGGCGGCGGGCAGCTTGCCTGGATGATGGGTGCGGCGGCCAAGAAACTGGGGCTGCATCTCATCGTGCAAACGCCGAATCAGGACGATCCGGCCGTGGGTGTTGCAGAGGAGGTGGTGTTGGCGCAGGTGGAAGATGCATCGGCAACGGCGCATCTGGCCCAGCAGTGTGATGTGATTACATTTGAGAATGAGTTTGTGGATTTGGCGGGACTGGGGGCGATCGCCTCGCAGGGTGTAGAGTTTTTGCCTTCTTTGGGGGCGATCGCTCCTATCCTCGACAAATTCGATCAGCGTTCCTTTTATCAGTCCATCCACGTTCCTACGCCCCGCTTTCAGGCAATCACCCATGCGTCCGAGTTGGATGCGAGCTTTGGGTTTCCGGTAGTGCTAAAGGCGCGGCGACATGGCTATGACGGTTACGGTACGTTTGTTTG
The Thermoleptolyngbya sichuanensis A183 DNA segment above includes these coding regions:
- the hemC gene encoding hydroxymethylbilane synthase, coding for MIASPPRTVRIGSRKSQLALVQTHWVQSELQKAFPGHTFEVHTMSTQGDKILDVALAKIGDKGLFTKELEVGMLNGDIDFAVHSLKDLPTRLPEGLMLGCVTEREDPADALVVHEKHQDKQLDTLPEGAVIGTSSLRRLAQLRHHYPHLAFKDVRGNLNTRLAKLDAGEYDALILAVAGLKRLGMGDRIHQNIPSDVSLHAVGQGALGIECRTEDPEILSVLKVLEHTPTAQRCYAERAFLRELEGGCQVPIGVHTVIEGDTLTLTGLVASLDGQTLIKDTVSGAPDTAEQLGIDLAHRLKEQGAQAVLDEIFATIQRG
- the murI gene encoding glutamate racemase → MKTGDAQAPIGVFDSGVGGLTVLREIQRQLPNESVLYFGDTARLPYGTRLEEELLQFVREILTWMTQQRVKMVVVACNTSSAKALDVVRAEFPMPILGVILPGARAAVQRGRRIGVIATPFTAASDAYRQAIHEIDEAIAVWQVGCPEFVPLIEQNRVHDPYTRQVAQRYLEPLIQAQIDTLVFGCTHYPHLKPVLRSLLPPTVQFVDPAVHVVRAAARELDLLGLRNLYANRTARFCVSGCPESFAQLSQQWLGYLPITERVDLTAVTPAISTVRAISEGIASRIAPLETSE
- a CDS encoding N-acetylmuramoyl-L-alanine amidase; translated protein: MRFSWLLSGVLGVAGSLLIAVSAEAGTLQSWRFNSAENRLVFTTDDGVQPRAQLISDPVRLVIDLPGITLGRSTTRQSGTGGIREIRLGQVDAQTTRIVIELMPGYTLDPQRVLVRGATPTEWSVQIPTPQFVGGPVAGSPSPTPGTPLPAPNPPAPAPAPPAAGPAQIDEVQITQDGFFIRTSGGVPRLTLRRNSDPRDVQFDIANAQVSPQLTNRDLRPNHRGVERLRLEPQRNGVVRLSLRLEGRRNDRNRRGWQASVSDFGGIVLLPSLSANSGVVVTRPSQPAPTPLPPTTPPITPPTSPSPPPRPSQPPVSGLSTVQSVELSSNGQQLLIRADQPITYTSDWDRGRIFYRITIPDARLAERVIGPQITANSSIQQVRLLQEDERTVAILVQPAAGVVIRDVIQPSDRLLALELRGAAQPPTTPTPTTPPPIVTPPTTTLPRVPTGRVVVVLDAGHGGRDPGAVGIGGIREKDIVLSITTQVARLLEQQGVQVVMTRTDDREIDLEPRVQIAERARANIFVSIHANAISMDRPDVNGIETYYASEAGARLGRVIHDSMVRNTGLNDRGLRSARFYVIRNTSMPAVLLETGFVTGAQDAAFLSSAQGQQRMAFAIAQGILQYIQQNF